The Helianthus annuus cultivar XRQ/B chromosome 11, HanXRQr2.0-SUNRISE, whole genome shotgun sequence region CAGGGTCGTTTGGGAGTGGTGTTCGTGGGTTCCCATCAAGTGTAATGTGTTCGCGTGGAGGGCGTTGCTGGAAAGACTCCCTACGAGAGTGGAACTTCTTAAACATAATATTCAGGTTCCGGAGATTGCGTGTCCGTTGTGTGAGTGTGGGGACGAGTCGGCGGTTCATTTATTCACAGCATGTGGTTTTGCTACGAGAATTTGGTCGAAGATCAGTTCTTGGTGCAACGTTCCTTTCCCAGTGGCTTTCTCCTTCAAAGATGTTGTGGAAGCTTTTCGGTGTTGTGGGTTGAAAGGCAAGCTGCAGTTGGCGTTTCAGGGCATTGCCATTATAGCTTGTTGGGCGATTTGGATTGCTAGGAACGAGTTAGTGTTTCGTGCTAAAGTTCCTAAGGTTGAGGAGGTTTTTTGTTCGATTAGATCGCTCGGGTTTATTTGGTTTAAGAATAGATCGAAATGTATAGATATCTCGTGGgaagattggtgtaaatttgtatagGCGGTTTTGTTTGTTGTGGTCGCCCGGTTTTTTTCCGGGTTGGCTAGTTTCTAATgaagttttctttaaaaaaaaaaaaaaacatttgctAGCTAAAAAAAAAGTTAGACTAATCACCAATAAATAGTCAACACAAGTTGACCATAATATGCACCAATAACGTGTAATAATTTGCTTCATTGACGTAATCTTGATACATGTGGAGTCTTTAATTGATTACGAAGTTAAccataatatgtttttttttggtttttttttttttttgaaaaatgaaCTTCATTAAAAACAACCAAAACCGACTACTATCTCCAAGGCGGAGAAAGAAGCCGAACACCAAGAAAAAACAAACCAACCAATTACATTACATCAAAGGAACACCAACGGTTCCAGTCTACTACCCCACCCTTAAACATATGTTCGTACCATAAAACCCCAAAGTCTTGATATCCGCAACCATATCCACCACATTAGACACCTTACTATTAAAGACCTTATCATTCCTGGCTCGCCACAATCTCCAGCAAGCAATGATAATGATGCCATGAAGGATCATTTTCTTGACCCCCACCACTCCACTATGATCATGTAAATCCACCAAATCCTTGACGTGAAAAACAAACGGTCTAGGTATGTTGCACCAAACAGAAATCGCATTCCACACCCCCACAGCCATAACACAACCAGTAAGAACATGCTCTATAGTTTCTTCATACGCCTCACACCAAACACAAAACTGGTTATCAATGGCAACGTTTCTTCGAACAAGAGCCATCTTAGTTGGAAGGCGGTCCAAAAACGCGCGCCACATAAATATGTTACATTTGTTTGGGGCCCAGGAACTCCAATGAAACCCGAAAGTAGATGCACCGTTCATCGAACCACGCAACCATTTCTTGACAGCGGCTACATCGAACCCATCATTAGAGCCATGTGACCACACCCACCTGTCCTCTCTATCGTCCAAGCTAATCACTGCAATTGAGCCTCTAGCAATTGTTTGTTAGAGACCTCTTCAGTAGTGATCGGAGCTCTAACCCAATCCCAATAAAAAACACGGCATGTCCCTATAACCTTCACACGCGCAGCAAGTAATACACGTTTAGACTTCTCAAGAGCAAAAAGAGAAGGATAAGTAACTTTTAGCGGCTCACTCCCCAACCATGTGTCCAACCAAAATCTAATTTGCCTCCCATTCCCGGGACTACCACGAATAACAAAGTTTAGGCCAACCCCCTCTACCTTATGTTTATTCCAGAAAGTAACGCAATTTTTCCACACGCCCGGAATAGCATTGTTAATAGGCGCAATACCCCAACCCCTAGAAGACCCATGAATGGAAACGACTACTCTTCTCCACAACGCATTAGGTTCATTAAGAAACCTCCACAACCACTTGACTAACATCGCATTATTATTGACCTCAAGAGGCGCTATCCCTAACCCACCTTCTTTAATACCTTTAGTAACAATCTCCCATGAAACCCAACTCATCTTTCGGACATCCTCCGTGCCTCCCCAAAGAAAGCGTCTCATAAGACCTTCTAGCTCACCAATAACCTTCTTAGGCGCCTTGAAAAGGGAAAAATAATATGTTGGAAGACTGTCCAACACCGACTTTATCAAAGTTAACCGACCGGCAATAGATAGGGTATTAGCTTTCCATTTCGAAAGCCGCCGCTTAAACGAAGACACCACTGGTTCCCAGTTCGACACTCTATTCATATTCGCCCCAACCTTGATGCCCAAATACGAAAATGGCAATGCACCCTGCTTACATCCTAAAGACTCGGCCATACCCACCACATCTGCGTCTTCCACTCCCACTCCATAAAGCACCGATTTGTGGAGATTGATCTTAAGGCCTGAACAAAGATAAAAAATACGCAAAATACGCTTCATATTAGTGAAATTAAACGACAACCACTCCCCCATAATCATAGCATCATCCGCGTATAGCAAATGAGACATAGCCGGACCATCGCTAGGAAGCTTGACCCCCTGAAAAGCACCTATATCACAAGCCTGCTTCAGCATTCCCGAGAAGGCCTCCATTAAAAGGTGGATCTCCCTGTCGTATGCCTTTTTGACACCCAAATTCGAAGGTAGGGGAACCATTCACTAAAACAGCGGCTCTAGATGAAACCAAGATACCACGAATCCAATCACACCAAGTAGCAGGAAATCCCATCTGCGCCATGACCGACAATAAAAACTCCCAGTTAACGTTGTCGTATGCCTTATCAAAATCGATCTTgaacaaaaagatttttttttctttcttctttgcCCAAGCAATAACCTCATTGGTCATCAAAGGACCATCAAGAATATATCTCCCGGATAGAAACGCCGACTGATGCTTAGACACTAGACAACCCAAAATCGACTTCAACCGGTTTGCCAACACCTTGGACACCACTTTAATGATGCTCCCTATAAGGCTAATCGGTCTAAAATCCCCCAGACTCGAAGGAGCGCTAACTTTAGGAATCAGAGTAATAAAGGACGACCCAACCCCCGAGCTAAACCATCTCGCCTCGTGAAAATGACCCATAATATCAACAAAGTCAGTCTCGAACAAGTCCCAGAAATGCCTAATGAATCTAAAGTTAAATCCATCAGGACCAGGCGCTTTATCCGTGCCACAGTCAAAAACTGCTCGTTTGATTTCCTGCTCCGAGAACTCAGCAACCAACCCTTCAGCGTCCACTAAGTTCAACGTGGACAACCCATAACACACAAGCTTCGGCCGGTTACACAAAGATTCTTTAAACTTATCCCGGAAAAAACCCATAACCTCTCGTTTAATTATAATCGGATTTGTTTCCCACCTCCCATTAACCTCCAAACCTGGAATATGATTAAACGCCTTACGTTTGTTAATAAACCCATGAAAATATCTCGAGTTATCATCCCCGTAAGTAGCCCAATTACACCGCGCCTTCTGTTTCAAATCACGATGATTAAAATCATCTAGTTCTCTGATTCGCCGTTTTATCTCTGCCAAAGTCCAAACCTCCTCCTCCGATAAAGTTCTACTTTCCAAAGCTTGATCTAACAAACAGAGCTCATGATCCAATAAACGCCTCTCCTCCTTTTCATTCGCTTTAACCTCAGCCACCCAATTGGAAATATTTTTACGTAAAACCTTGAACTTCATCATTAGAATCGAGTCCGGATTACGAGTGAACGAGCCATCTTCTAAGGTGCTTCTAACAATCGTACTAAAATCATCCCGACCAAGCCACGAGTTATAGAATCTAAAGGGCttatgtaacgccctgcgttttcatactttccacATTTAGATACCTTGCTTGAAATTCTaattttggaaatcttgtattcttgtaattgTTTCCTCGTTTCAAGCCATTAtaaatccgagactttgatcataataaaATTCGTTATTTCATACAAATTATACTTATAAGTATCGATTCATTATACATTTTATACATGCTTAGACGCTTTGCAATACTTAGGTTATACGTTACCAATGTCAAATGCATACGCGCAACCGATGCTCGACATACTGGTAGTCATACGTACTTGTTAACTATTAAATATatggttaaataataataataataataataataataataataataataataatagtaataataataaaatataataataataataataagttagACATCAACTTACGTTGATGTTTGTTGTtactataaaaaaaaaattaaagaatatAGATGTTGTCCAAGCTAGCGATCGAACTAACCAAACATGTTCtaaattctttttttattttatttagacaCCTAACACATGAGGCTTAATAGTAAATTATATGTGTATCTAATCTAATATATTGTATTATGTACAATACTTAATTATTTGTctcaaaacaaaagaaaatagaAGGATAAGTGGCTGTCAACAGCCTAACTTACGACCACCACCTGTAGGTGGTATTTGttcttttgtttgttttagtTACAACTTATCAATATTGATTTAAATAAATAGTTAGGTGAATTAATCAACATCacttaaataaatatattatgcAAACTAAAAAGAAAGATTGTGGCTGATTAACAGCCATGTTCGGCCAGCACAACTATAgagattatttatttagtttttattaGTTTAACCCCCAACAACTCTATTAATTGCCAACCAActttaaccctaatccttccctataaataccactctaATCCTAGCCACTTTtccacttttgcaacactctaATCTCTCCCAAATCACCCAAAAACGCAGCTGAATTCTGAAGTTCGAGCAGATTGTTCAagcttcacgaaaatgagcataactcattCATTTCTTGTCCGATttagtccattctttttcctatgtgcttggattgaccttggcttcgattccatgggtttttcacagtaaataagtccctggaactccggcaaaaaggctctaaagtccactgattgtttttgttttcatgaaatctttgttaaacttaaccaaacttgagttttctcatctcaagcctatgtcctaatgctcataatcaaatgaatggttagttgggcttaaaaacaaggttgagacacttaaaataagaggattaaacctcatcaACTTTCTGTTTTAGTTAGGGTTCTACCCACAAGAAGTGTTCAATGAAGCTTGGTAAAAGTGTGATGGttagactagcttgggctatctttCATGAACATCCACTCACTTCTGATGTTTTCTCATAGAATAGTTGTTCATTTTATTTCTTATGTAAAGTTCAAGACCTTCCTTgattgtttttacatcaagtgtagtggtgaacattggaggtacctaaatgggagcttgttcttcctacctcatgtatgaatactatgatacttagaggtgcctaaatgaagactttaatcttctacctcatgcttgacataTATGATGTAATATACACTACGTAATACTTAAGTAACAACCAAATAATCGAACTCTTGGTGATGAACTAATGGACATTCGTCAAGCTAGTAGATTGCATCATCTTAGGCCTTgacaacttgtcacgattctaatggaaccttgttccatgaaaacattttttaaactcttttagagtttcatagtgtcaagaacaagtgtcataggtgtttgatgattattttcatatgttTATTTTCATGCTATTTAACTCCAAATCCCTAGAATCATATGTAAACACCTCTTAAACTCCAAATCGAATACATGCAACTTTCTAGTCTCAACAACTTCTTCACTTTGGATAATCGAAAAGCatatgcaattttgtgagtatactcgaacccatttttacttttaaacactttgggtgcaacatgtattctatattaaacgcacgtgacacttgaaacttatttgaaacatgctctatccttttaaacatgaaacatgaaacttgtgatacttgagactattttgtgctatgtgaacgtttaatccctgtgtgtagttccgccttaacaatagtagcgctataggagtaatgcacctccccgttagtctttggggtattgttaggaggagacatatcaacctcccgtgaaactttgggatAGGTActtaaacgcattgggaaacttgggctatcacttggactacgtaaactagcacgttgaaactattttattatgttcatgttggatatgagttttattctattatgctatgtaaacaaacttgtatactcgctctttgcttttgcattgaaactctattttaatacatgttgcaggttgattattgaagtatggatgattcatgaaacaagtttagggtggactagatacccGCCTAGAATATTCTATCTTTAGTTTGTTATGTaacttgttgaaacaatgttgttatttcctttttgaatcatgtatgacttttagttttgaaatgaaatttgaatttaaattaattattgtcacatagtgttatgacgtttagggccgatgtttccgccatcggttggggtgtgacagcttagGGCCGAAATTTCTCGAACCCATCTTCAACAGCAGAGGACTATGATCGGACTTATATCTCTCTAAAGCAATATAATCAACACAAGGCCATTCCATAAAGACTTCCCAGTTCACAAGAATCTTATCAATGCGACTCAATTTCTCACCTGCAACAAAAGTAAAACGCCTCCCTTTCAACGAGTACTCATGAAGGTTCGCCGCATCAATGAAATCATTGAACTCATTAGCCTCAACCACATTAAAACTAGAGTTCCGCCTATCCTCAGCGCTTCTGACCGAATTAAAATCCCCAGCCACAATCCACCTACCAGCCCCCTCACCAACCAACCCAATAATCTCTGTCCACAGAACCCGTTTAGCAACTAAATTCTGCGGAGCATACACATTAAGCACATGACACGGACACCCACTCCCTTTGATCACCCCGGAAACAAGAAGCCAATTAGGATTTTTCACCACCCTATCCATGACGAACACCCGAGGATCCCAAATAGACAACAAACCTCCCGATCTACCCGTAGATGACACCCAATCAAAAATAAATTCCCCAACCCCCAGAAACGCCCTAAGTTCACCGTATCCAAAGAAGTGCATTGTGTTTCCTGCAACATTAAAAAACTGACCTCATTGTGAGTCCGAAGACGACGAACCCAATCCGCTTTACCATGATTCCCTATACCGCGGATATTCAATGAAATAACATTCATTGATCACCGTCTTGATACCCTTCAGTACGCAGGACCTCTTTAACATTCGGCACAAAATCACTCAAGTTTTCCACCCCCAAGGCTCTACTCAACTCCACCGTTTCCATTGCTTCTAGATCGATTGGTTGATTAACCACTGCCTCACTATCATTCACCTCGGCATGAACCGCTAAAAACGACCCACTATCCGAACCTCCGGCTGTAACTCTTTGGTTGAGGTCCGGAGTCAGAAAGCAATCATTACCGGCTGCTTCACCACTACCACCCGACTCCGAAGCTTCAGATATAATACCAATCAATTTGTCCAACCCGAACAAGTCATTATTCTCCCTAGGCCTCTTCTTAGGACGTTCAATAGAACCACTACCCTCACTTCTATTATTGAATAACGATTTACGACGGAACTTCTTCCCACCAGTGGATGAAACAGTTTGCCTTCCGGATGGCTCAGCCAAACCATGAACACCACCGGCCCTAGAGGTGATACCATGACTATTCCCAACCCCATCATTGTCAACATTCCCCGACCCTACATCCCTTCGCACCTCCCCCTCCTCACAGTGAACAGACATATTCTCATCCTGGTGCACAAGGTCATCGACCCTCTCCTCCTGTGGTGTCTCCGAAGTACCGTCCTCTTCGTCATCCAGTACACAATCAGGGATCCATTCACCAACTTCTTCGTCGACCCAAACATTAAACAATTTACCCCTCCAACTAATGTCCACCCGATCCACTATCCGTTTACACACCTTAGTTAAAACACCAATAAGAGCATACGAAAAATTGTTATCGTCACCCGACATGTTTGCCGAGTGAACCACCTTACCATACCTACTGCCAATCGAGTCAAACACTTGGTCTAACGCCAATTGAACCGGTACCCCATGCACTTGAATCCATGCAATACGTTCCTCCTCCATACTAGCATTACCGTCCCAAGGAGCTAATGACGTAAACCAAACGGACCAAGTAGAATTATCATTAATAAACCTCTCCGCTTCACCACTTTCATGAAAAACCACCACAACAGTAAGTCCTCCCAAATACTTGATGTCCACTGATGAGCATCCATTCTTACGAAGCACCTGTTTCAATGAACCCAAGGTATTAAAATCCACCACCCTCCCAACAAAGGCATATCCATTCCATTCAAAAAACCGTTCCACAACATCGTCGACCCTAATGATGTCGACTTTGTTCCTATTCATCACCGAGTCCACATACGACCGCCCATGACCAACTGCCGCATAGTTAGACCCATTCAACACCGGACTACCACCCCCTTCGTATGCTGCCCCGGAATTATGGTTTGCATGAGACTTCTGATACGTTACTTTCGTCTTCCGTATCGGGTTACTATCCGACTTAGACACCTTCTCACCATCCACAAACCGGGCAATCGTGATAAACAACTTATAAGAGCCAATCCACACATCCGATAACTCCTCCTCCATTCGCTTAATATCTTTAACCCCTGAGAAGGATACAAACGAAAACCTTTTTCCCCATTTATCTACCTTCCTGGCGATATACGACCCTTCGAAACTACCGTAACCTCCCAGTACCTCCTTAAGATCTTGTGACGAACACTTTGGAGGGAGATTCGACACAAAAAACTTTGATATTACCTTATTGTTACCCCCAACCTGATGGTCAATCCTTCTCCCTTTCCGATGCTGTGCTTGTTCCCATACTTCTGGATCCGGCCGCCTTTGGTCGCCCGACACAGTCGGAGCAATTAGGGTTTCTTGTCGGTCTTGGATTGTAATAATTTGCTTCATTGATGTAATCTTGATACATGTGGAGTCTTTAATTGATTACGAAGTTAATCataatatgttttttttgttaatatgtTAAGTTAAAAAGGCTATATAGCCTGAACTTTGACATTAAGCACAATTAGGGCTACATAATTAATATcgaagtattttttttttattttttttaacaacaaagtTGTTTTTCCCTTAAATATTACATCTCTCAAGAATTGAACCTTGGTAATTTCTCTTGACCACTAGGCCAAACCCTAAGTACGAAAAtatgattaataataataataataatcaataGACAATAGTTATATAAAACTGAGGAAGATCCTTTAAATCCGACTGTTGAAGGGACTCTGAATATCGTCGAGGATTTGGAAAAGTCTTCAAATGCATGTCAATGATCAATATTCATGCACGGAAGAAACATGAAGGATGGTAGTCTAAAAGGAATAACATTTATGTCAATGGAATCGTTCACCTTTTTGTTGAGCAAATTCTTTCTCAtgaatttcttttgtttttcgtcaaaaagaaaaggttgtaaaataaaaattacaagttttgtcctttatgtttacatcaagtTGCAGGCGCTATTCTTTTGGCTAAAAGTTTACAGGGTGTCCTTAACGTTTTGAAATtttacacgttttgtcctttaggccaaacctggttagaaatctgAGTAAAAACTGTCATGTGCAATGCATATgaaggtaaaatggtaatttccctcTCAATTCTTTCTATTCCAAGATACGGATCTGAACTGTAAATTTTGAGTTTGCTCAATAATTCCCATCGTCATAGCAATGTTAATTCGGACAACAATaagagcagcaacaacaacattatcatcaatcatcatccaaTCCCATAAAAGAAAAGAGTTTGTTTAATCAAATATATCGTGTGATGAAATCATGGGCTCTTATTTAATCAGTTGATCAAATGGCAAGAGATCGACAACTCTCTCACCCGAGCCTCATTCATCTATGCAATTTAACTGTCAACTTACTCATCATACTACAAATCCAACCATAGACAaatttattgtcacaccccaaccgatggcaaaAACATCGGAGTGAGGGAGTGAGATGAACGAGATTGTTCAAAGACTTCATAACattatgtgacaataattaagtTCAAAACCGATTTCATTCATAACCAAAAATTGTCAAgtacattacaagaaattcaaatacaacattGAAAGAGACAAGTACAACAATTCAACATAACAAAATAAGCAAATCTAGTATTTTGAGCGTGTCTCTAAGTCGTCCTACTAGATTCGTCATgagcatcatcatcaacctgtaataTGTTAAAAATAATGGTTCATAACCAAAAATTGTCAAgtacattacaagaaattcaaatacaacattGAAAGAGACAAGTACAACAATTCAACATAACAAAATAAGCAAATCTATTTTGAGCGTGTTTCTAAGTCGTCCTACTAGATTCGTCATGAGCATTGTCATcgtcatcaacctgtaacatgttaaaaataatgGTTCAACGCAAAAgcattggcgagtacacaagtttgtaaatacatagcataagtataaaaagaattactcgaatccacatggcaaattCGTATACAAGGTTATCTAGCATGCAATACTAAGTGTCAAACCCAAGTGTCCACGAGAACTATgagcatccctcgccacaaaagtgaACGAGACCGTTTATGTATAATAAGCTTAACAAAACCCCGACGGGCggcgtgctactcctatagcgctatatatgttaagTTGGGCTAGCTAAGTTAATAACAAGAAGCATGTATGtatctagcatgaacctaagcaTAACTGTAGGACCGttttcgggaccgaaaccgtgattagtgtgatatcggttcaagacgggagagattagagatggATAAACACACTTCTTTATATTAATCGGTAGTATAACATTACAAATCGACCCGATtatatgataaccgaactaataccaaaggagtatacatccggggagagaccaagtggtgatctctcctcCACACAATGAAGCTCACAGGGAACTCTCAAATGAGCTCCCCTTCTCTCTAAGTTTTGCAAATGACAaagggttggtatttatacccaaaccCACTTGTCTAGCAAAACCCACACGGTCAAACAtacaaccctctcgtttgaccacttcaaacgagcgggtcaatacacatTCGTTTGACTGtgtcactaactattacaaattcagcgtaaaataataactaatctattcgacaagcattggacacaaaatctgcatcaacaaattcccccttgtccgttgctgtcgaatgctgaaaatgcaactgcaatcgatcttcagtcaagtatttatcttctctgagttaacaaattcccccttgacagatgatccaggtaagtattATCTTGACGCTCCTTGTATAATAGTCCCCCCTTAAaatacgcgtatccgtgttgggtgttgtCCAATTtcctcaattgaccgatcttcctctaatcttccaatactccaaccggcatttgataagggttccaatCTTTAAGAACTGCATCGAGTCTTGAGCTGTCATAAGAACTCTATTTCATACAAGCATGCTACATTGATAGAGATTCCcggtgaactgtcttctgtaaaccgtctttgtggaatcaAAACATTCCACGCCGAACCAtttgtatcaccagaaaatcacaaactctaccacctgtgattgcatttagaaatttaccgaagaaattcaacgtATGAAAattttttatccccccatttctttggtaagatatctaaaccttaacagattctctccacttcaaagaaactgtcgtcaatttCACATAACAAATTCTCTCCACTGAGTAGAATTTATCTTCAAATGTTTACCAATTCCCTCCAttgagcggaactgtcatcaatcttcattgaatgttctcggttgtTTGAAAAATCACgaaaatgactttcttctttgcatattctagttgaataagaacgtcccctggtaccccgtaggatccgacttgtatccctccaaagaatttgtgaactcgttaggaccggtattgacattctaggttcattcattcgttaccaaatgcgagaatatgacaataaacaaaaagatttcttcgttgcatattctagttgataaagaaatttcgcctagtaccccgtaggatccgacttgtatccctccgaagactttgtgaactcgttaggaccggtattgacattccaggttcatacgttcgttttcaaatgcgagaatatgacaataaacaaaatgctttcgaGCATTTACGAATAACCGATAACAATCATAAATATTGACGTGCGGAAGTGAACATACcgtttttggtttttggtttttggCCCATAGTAATCAAGTCACCAAAATTTGGCGTTTGCATCGGTAACCATGACTACTccacatttttcaaaaatcaagtttgcATCATCTATCATCATCCTGCGCTCCCGAACCGTACAAATTTGGCGTTGAAAAATAGATAAACTTTGCGAACACCTCACCCCCACTTTGCAACTCACGAGTAGAATCGAGTCCATGACTCTATGTCTCATCTAAACATTTGGTCCATAAACCCAATGCTAAAccatgattttaaattcaactTTTGAATTTTAAATCAATAAAGTTGAATTTAAAATCACTAATTAGAGACAACAATCCCAAAATAATCAGATGGCCCAAAAAAATAATACATGAAAACAATAAGTGGGGCATAATATCCACCAATTCTTTGAGGCCCATACTCTTCAAATAGATCTAAAAATTTCGTGAGAACAAGCCCAAATAAAAGGACTATGCCCAAAACATTGGTGTAGATTTCGTTGACCAGGACAAAGAAAAGTACCATatcctattttttttttactttagaGCTGCCAACAACTGTTCATCTTCTCCTCTGCGATTCAACTTATATCCAAAATCCCCAAATACTCCTTCAATCTCACTCTTTGTTTCTTCGATACCCAAACAACATCCAGCCGACAATCTTCTTCAGCGATTCCATCTTCAAAGAAACCCCAAATTACTTCTCTTTCTCCAAAACCCCTGTTCTAATCGAAGCTTCTCCGGCGACATATCTCAGAAAACAACAGAGATAAACAACCCAGAAATTATAGGAGATGATATTCTTCGTGATGTTCAGTTCAGCAACAGCGACAAGTCAACCCAGCTGTTATCGTGATGTTCAGTTCAGCTTCTCCGGCGACAGTAGCCTCCGCCCTCTGCCGCCGTTACAACTGCGATACCAAACAGCGACAGCAGATGTCTTCCTTTTCGGTGAACAACCAATTCAGCTTGTTATTCTCCACCTCTGCTACCCTGTTCGACGAAACATGAAGCCGACGAAACAGGATATTCAGGAGTTTCGTCACAGCAGGCAATCAGGAGGTTTAGTTTCGTCGTGGGTGGGGTTCACAGGGTGAGTTTCGTCGGGAGTGGGTATGAAGAAACCCTAGTTCTTTAACCAGCCGCCACCCATCTTCAAGAACAAAGTGTACTGTTCTTTTGCAGATTTGACGAAAACATTGTATATATGATTTTTGATGATGATAACTTGATTATTTAGGTGTAAAACATAAAACTTAACCCTCTGGTCATCACAGATCTGcatattcgggtccagatctggATTTTTCTTCTTTTACACCTATTTAACATCTTgaacaaacatcacaataaacacagatctagagcacatgtgacttagcaaACTGTTAGATTCACTAAATCGggtaccatggctctgataccaattgtaggaccgttttcgggaccg contains the following coding sequences:
- the LOC118483978 gene encoding uncharacterized protein LOC118483978, whose product is MNGASTFGFHWSSWAPNKCNIFMWRAFLDRLPTKMALVRRNVAIDNQFCVWCEAYEETIEHVLTGCVMAVGVWNAISVWCNIPRPFVFHVKDLVDLHDHSGVVGVKKMILHGIIIIACWRLWRARNDKVFNSKVSNVVDMVADIKTLGFYGTNICLRVG